One genomic window of Malaciobacter molluscorum LMG 25693 includes the following:
- a CDS encoding helix-turn-helix domain-containing protein — MKNIEYKNLLNIEKKSINPFSRESLTAKVKKEFGNGNFYWHDFGNGIASSICNYKVKENSNINLSSDISGAVIIFNLSNDIKYIFDNEKNFVLEKNSFFLGLSSNQFKTQINLKKNLNYNSITIGIKEKLFLELAQKLNNLNSKMTESKNHNYSIMQGGLIDSIQLDMLNHINKNNKDESLLSNLNLESLCTKLIYYTLGKIMNPKDDPTLSIDKIESLKKAKDIILTQYHLQLSIKDIANKSATNECYLKKDFKQYYNMTIYQMLKEQRLKEAKKLLEKEISVKEVCLKVGYKHTGNFSKLFFDKFGISPSLYKKQYNY, encoded by the coding sequence TTGAAGAATATAGAATACAAAAATTTACTAAATATAGAAAAGAAATCAATAAATCCTTTTTCAAGAGAATCATTAACTGCAAAAGTAAAAAAAGAGTTTGGAAATGGTAATTTTTATTGGCATGATTTTGGAAATGGAATAGCAAGTTCTATTTGCAACTATAAAGTAAAAGAGAATAGTAATATAAATTTATCTTCAGATATTTCTGGTGCAGTGATTATTTTTAATCTATCAAATGATATAAAATATATATTTGATAACGAAAAAAATTTTGTATTAGAGAAAAATTCATTCTTTTTAGGACTCTCATCAAATCAATTTAAAACACAAATAAATTTAAAAAAGAATCTAAACTATAATAGTATTACTATTGGAATTAAAGAAAAGCTATTTTTAGAACTTGCACAAAAGTTAAATAATTTAAATTCAAAAATGACAGAATCAAAAAATCATAACTACTCAATAATGCAAGGAGGATTGATTGATTCAATTCAATTGGATATGTTAAATCATATAAACAAAAATAACAAAGATGAGAGCCTACTTTCTAATTTAAATTTGGAATCTTTATGTACTAAACTTATTTATTATACTCTTGGCAAAATAATGAATCCTAAAGATGACCCTACTTTAAGTATTGATAAAATAGAATCACTAAAAAAAGCAAAAGATATAATACTTACACAATACCATTTACAATTAAGTATAAAAGATATTGCCAATAAATCAGCAACAAATGAGTGTTATTTAAAAAAAGATTTTAAACAATATTATAATATGACAATTTATCAAATGCTAAAAGAACAAAGATTAAAAGAAGCAAAAAAACTACTTGAAAAAGAGATTAGTGTAAAAGAAGTATGTTTAAAAGTAGGATATAAACACACAGGTAACTTTAGTAAACTATTTTTTGATAAATTTGGTATCTCTCCTAGTCTTTATAAAAAACAATATAATTACTAA
- a CDS encoding TonB-dependent siderophore receptor, which produces MKISNKKSISFILSTILLTSSSLFAKDDNNKQTKELDSITVTEKTISQYQPTEKVDINRTGIELDDSAKSIQVYNEDFISDYQPQSLTDIVTMSSNVAYAGDSHGRNNNYIIRGFSGAPTLRDGFNITNAITNSEIFNFEKVEILKGPDSLQYGEANPGGLINIVKKKPTKENIRKVEFEATSNDPSFKPKIDLGGSLNDDGSLRYRLVTTYTHKEDARDFNVDTKKLFIAPSIAYDIDDNNTITLISEYLDDKSPADFGTFVKENGKPLTNRDTITTHPDAEFEKEQKLAGFDFDSNYDTWNSTFRYRYIDLERTNDSVYAPYITRGNPNTITRNFSTQDFDSSEHLAQYTINKEFYLGGLRNRLSLGFDAKKSKTTNSGYYDTTINYILDPKNVNYGGSLSYLSDHPNAYKYVYSRSETKNYGGFIQDHINLTQDLILSLGLRYQKVKTENENVLTDTKNNYTDSATTPQIGLVYKLSPKTTLFANYSESFNPQNSSYIDKNGNLLEPEEGKGYEVGVRQKLFNDNFTLTTSLFKIEKENVAQQDPTATRANMFYRTSKKIKSKGFEIDLMGQITKNWALVASYGYTKTEDINYDNNQLTGVPKHNANIFTTYDLTDLGLKNIYVGAGARYIGSRFADTSNDIKIDSNVIYNAMLGYKKGNWKANFSVKNLTDEDYIETAGTVTAAYGERRTAIFTLSYSF; this is translated from the coding sequence ATGAAAATATCTAATAAAAAGAGTATTTCTTTTATATTATCAACTATATTATTAACATCATCTTCACTTTTTGCAAAAGATGATAATAACAAACAAACAAAAGAACTAGATAGTATAACAGTTACAGAAAAGACAATATCACAATACCAACCTACTGAAAAAGTAGATATAAATAGAACAGGAATAGAGCTAGATGATTCTGCAAAATCTATTCAAGTTTATAATGAAGATTTTATATCAGATTATCAACCACAAAGTTTAACAGATATAGTTACTATGTCATCAAATGTAGCATATGCAGGAGATAGTCATGGAAGAAATAATAACTATATAATAAGAGGATTTTCAGGAGCACCCACTTTAAGAGATGGATTTAATATTACAAATGCCATTACAAATAGTGAAATTTTTAATTTTGAAAAAGTTGAAATATTAAAAGGTCCCGACTCTTTACAATATGGAGAAGCAAATCCTGGTGGATTAATAAATATTGTAAAGAAAAAACCTACAAAAGAGAATATCAGAAAAGTTGAATTTGAAGCAACTTCAAATGATCCATCTTTTAAGCCAAAAATTGATTTAGGTGGTTCATTAAATGATGATGGCTCACTAAGATATAGATTAGTTACTACATATACACATAAAGAAGATGCAAGAGATTTTAATGTTGATACAAAAAAACTATTTATAGCTCCATCAATTGCTTATGATATAGATGACAATAATACAATCACACTTATAAGTGAATATTTAGATGATAAATCACCGGCTGATTTTGGTACTTTTGTAAAAGAGAATGGAAAACCTCTTACAAATAGAGATACAATAACAACACATCCAGATGCAGAATTCGAAAAAGAACAAAAACTTGCAGGATTTGATTTTGATAGTAATTATGATACATGGAACTCAACTTTTAGATATAGATACATAGATTTAGAAAGAACAAATGATTCAGTATATGCGCCATATATAACAAGAGGAAATCCAAATACAATCACTAGAAATTTCTCTACACAAGATTTTGATTCTTCAGAACACCTTGCGCAATATACTATAAATAAAGAGTTTTATTTAGGAGGTTTAAGAAATAGACTTAGTTTAGGATTTGATGCAAAAAAATCAAAAACAACAAATTCTGGATACTATGACACTACAATTAACTATATTCTTGACCCTAAAAATGTTAACTATGGAGGTTCATTAAGTTATTTATCAGATCATCCAAATGCATATAAATATGTTTATTCAAGAAGTGAAACAAAAAACTATGGAGGTTTTATACAAGACCATATAAATTTAACGCAAGATTTAATACTAAGTTTAGGTCTTAGATATCAAAAAGTTAAAACAGAAAATGAAAATGTATTAACTGATACAAAAAATAACTATACTGATTCAGCAACTACACCACAAATTGGATTAGTTTATAAACTTTCACCAAAAACAACACTTTTTGCAAACTATTCTGAATCTTTTAATCCTCAAAATAGTAGTTATATTGATAAAAATGGTAATTTATTAGAGCCAGAAGAAGGCAAAGGGTATGAAGTTGGAGTAAGACAAAAACTATTCAATGATAACTTTACACTTACAACTTCACTATTTAAAATTGAAAAAGAAAATGTTGCACAACAAGACCCAACAGCAACAAGGGCAAATATGTTTTATAGAACAAGTAAAAAAATTAAAAGTAAAGGTTTTGAAATTGACTTAATGGGTCAGATAACAAAAAACTGGGCATTAGTTGCTTCGTATGGATATACAAAAACAGAAGATATAAACTATGATAATAATCAATTAACAGGTGTTCCAAAGCACAATGCAAATATTTTCACTACATATGATTTAACAGACTTAGGACTAAAAAATATTTATGTTGGAGCAGGTGCTAGATATATAGGAAGTAGATTTGCAGATACAAGCAATGATATAAAAATAGACTCAAATGTTATTTATAATGCAATGCTTGGGTACAAAAAAGGTAATTGGAAAGCAAACTTTAGTGTAAAAAATTTAACTGATGAAGATTATATTGAAACAGCAGGAACAGTAACTGCTGCTTATGGTGAAAGAAGAACTGCAATATTTACATTAAGTTATTCATTTTAA